The region CTCATCTATCGGAGCACCATCTATTTTAGTAGAAAAACTTAATATAAGCGGATAAACATTTTATAATATTACTCAAATTTCGCATTAAGATATTATAAAAAGTTGTAAGCATTCCCAATCCCCAATTCAGTTGAGGAGGGCTTCTGTCTCCCGATTTATCGGGAGCCAAGACGGATAGGAATAAGTTTGTTTTTTCCTTTGTGTCCATTCTCCGTAGCAGTAGGACTGCTATTGCGAAGGATGAACCTTTGTGGTTAGAAAGGATTTTCAGATGAAAGTAGGATTTTTACAATTTTACCCCAAATTGTTTCATGAGAAACATAATCTGGAAAAAATAGAAACATTACTGCAAGGATGTAAGACAGATTTGGTGGTTCTTCCTGAACTTGCTACGAGTGGCTATCTTTTCACAAATCAAAAGGAGATGGAACCACTCTCTGCACCTGCAAAATCAGGCAGAATCGCTGACTTCTTTAGAAACATTTCAGCAAGAGAAAATTGTAGTATAGTAAGTGGCTTTTTAGAAAAAGAAGCTAATAGTTTTTACAATTCACAAATGTTAGTTCAACCGAATGGAAAAATTGAGATATATCGGAAAACCCATTTATTTTTTGATGAAAAAGAACTTTTCAAACCAGGCAATACTGGATTTAATATTTTTGAATTTAATGGAACAAAACTTGGCTTGATGATATGTTTTGATTGGATTTTCCCGGAATCGGCTCGTACTCTTGCCTTGAAAGGAGCAGAAATCATCTGCCACTCTGCTAACTTAGTTTTGCCTTTCTGCCAGAAAGCGATGATAACCCGTTCTGTTGAAAATAGAATTTTTACTATTACAGCAAACAGAATCGGGACAGAGAAAAATGAAACACAAGAATTTACATTTACTGGAATGAGCCAAATCACATCACCAAAAGGTGAAATATTGGCTCAAGCAAAAGGGAATGAAGAGGTTTTAGAGGTAGTTGAAATTAATCCAGCGGAAGCAAGAGATAAATTTGTTACTGAAAAGAATGATATTTTTGCTGATAGAAAAAGAGAGTTTTACAAGATATAAAACTTATAATTCATGAGCTTATTAACCCTATTTTTTAGATTTTTGCTCAAAGCCCTCTTCCTTTT is a window of Candidatus Cloacimonadota bacterium DNA encoding:
- a CDS encoding nitrilase-related carbon-nitrogen hydrolase, whose amino-acid sequence is MKVGFLQFYPKLFHEKHNLEKIETLLQGCKTDLVVLPELATSGYLFTNQKEMEPLSAPAKSGRIADFFRNISARENCSIVSGFLEKEANSFYNSQMLVQPNGKIEIYRKTHLFFDEKELFKPGNTGFNIFEFNGTKLGLMICFDWIFPESARTLALKGAEIICHSANLVLPFCQKAMITRSVENRIFTITANRIGTEKNETQEFTFTGMSQITSPKGEILAQAKGNEEVLEVVEINPAEARDKFVTEKNDIFADRKREFYKI